In Crinalium epipsammum PCC 9333, the following are encoded in one genomic region:
- a CDS encoding glycosyltransferase family 4 protein, which yields MKILVLSWEFPPRLVGGIARHVAELYPEMVKLGHEVHLITVEFGQAPLYEVVEGIHIHRVPVWHSQDFFHWICNMNESMGRHGGKLIQEEQPFDLIHAHDWLVGDAAIALKQTFKIPLVATIHATEFGRHNGLHCHTQHYVCNKEKQLAYNAWRVIVCTDYMRREVERVLESPWDKIDVVYNGIRPEKKHRHQEFDYWNFRRRFAADDEKIIYYVGRMTYEKGVSVLINAAPKVLWEMGGKAKFIFIGGGNTDHWKRQAWDLGIWDKCYFTGFMSDSDLDKFQTIADCAVFPSLYEPFGIVALESFAARVPVVVSNAGGLPEVVRHTKTGIVTYTNNPESLAWGMLEVLKNPRYACWLVDNAYQDLDRHFNWAKLAQQTEAVYGRVLHERSQVDWL from the coding sequence ATGAAGATTTTGGTACTGAGTTGGGAATTTCCACCTCGGCTTGTAGGGGGGATTGCTCGTCACGTGGCAGAGTTATATCCTGAGATGGTCAAACTGGGGCATGAAGTCCATTTGATCACTGTGGAATTCGGTCAGGCACCACTTTATGAGGTGGTAGAAGGCATACATATTCATCGAGTACCTGTATGGCATAGCCAGGATTTTTTCCACTGGATCTGTAACATGAATGAAAGCATGGGACGACATGGTGGCAAGTTAATTCAGGAAGAACAGCCATTTGATTTAATTCATGCCCATGATTGGCTAGTAGGAGATGCTGCGATCGCTCTCAAGCAGACTTTCAAAATTCCCTTAGTTGCTACCATCCACGCAACTGAATTTGGTCGCCATAACGGTCTTCATTGTCATACGCAACACTACGTCTGTAATAAAGAAAAGCAACTTGCTTACAACGCTTGGCGGGTTATTGTTTGTACCGACTATATGCGCCGAGAAGTTGAACGAGTGCTAGAAAGTCCTTGGGATAAAATTGATGTAGTTTATAATGGCATCCGTCCTGAGAAAAAACACCGTCATCAAGAATTTGACTATTGGAACTTCCGGCGGAGATTTGCTGCCGATGATGAGAAAATTATTTACTATGTAGGTCGGATGACTTACGAAAAAGGTGTTTCAGTCTTAATTAATGCTGCCCCGAAAGTGCTGTGGGAAATGGGGGGTAAGGCTAAATTTATTTTTATAGGTGGTGGAAATACCGACCATTGGAAGCGTCAAGCTTGGGATTTAGGGATATGGGACAAGTGCTATTTCACAGGTTTTATGTCCGATAGTGACTTAGATAAATTCCAAACAATTGCTGATTGTGCAGTATTTCCCAGTTTGTATGAACCATTTGGGATAGTGGCGCTAGAAAGTTTTGCAGCGCGTGTACCTGTAGTTGTATCTAATGCAGGTGGTTTACCAGAAGTAGTACGACATACTAAAACAGGTATTGTTACATATACAAATAATCCAGAGTCACTTGCTTGGGGAATGTTAGAAGTATTAAAAAACCCCCGTTACGCTTGTTGGCTGGTGGATAATGCTTATCAAGATTTAGACCGCCACTTCAATTGGGCGAAATTAGCCCAGCAAACCGAGGCGGTGTATGGTAGGGTATTGCATGAGCGATCGCAAGTCGATTGGCTGTAA
- a CDS encoding molybdopterin molybdotransferase MoeA: MLSVKEAEEIILGLVQPLDENQEYEIVNLSSAVGRILAAAVSSQLDFPHWDNSAMDGYAVQFADVQFANAQQPAVLEIVEEIPAGCQPQIVIKSGQAARILTGAVMPLGADTVVMQEQTRREGDRIFILAPPAQPQAFVRHQGAFYQAGTQLLSAGIPLNAPEIAVLAAAQCHQLPVYRRLRVAILSTGDELVAPEQPLQAGQIVDSNQYALAALVTQMGGIPLCLGIVPDQPQALKDAISQAILSADVVLSSGGVSVGDYDYVEQILAELGAEIHIRAVAIKPGKPLTFATFHGNKSANSQPVLYFGLPGNPVSSLVTFWRFVQPALLKLSGLATGWKPVFIMARSRDNLHSDGKRETYLWGQLQLVDGVYEFQLAGGSHSSGNLINLAQTTGLAVLPVEHKFLPAGKTVKVLAINN, from the coding sequence ATGTTATCTGTTAAAGAAGCTGAGGAAATCATCTTAGGGTTAGTACAACCTTTAGATGAAAATCAAGAATATGAGATTGTAAATTTATCATCTGCCGTTGGTCGGATTTTGGCAGCAGCAGTATCTAGCCAGTTGGATTTTCCTCACTGGGATAACTCCGCAATGGATGGGTACGCGGTGCAGTTTGCGGATGTGCAATTTGCTAATGCCCAGCAACCAGCAGTATTAGAAATTGTGGAGGAAATTCCCGCAGGTTGTCAGCCTCAAATTGTAATTAAATCAGGGCAAGCGGCGCGAATTTTGACTGGTGCTGTTATGCCTCTTGGCGCTGATACGGTGGTGATGCAAGAGCAAACTAGAAGGGAAGGCGATCGCATCTTTATTCTCGCACCGCCTGCACAACCCCAAGCTTTTGTACGTCACCAAGGCGCTTTCTATCAAGCTGGAACACAATTATTATCTGCGGGTATACCTTTAAATGCCCCAGAAATTGCTGTGCTTGCTGCTGCACAGTGTCACCAGTTACCTGTCTATCGCCGTCTACGGGTGGCTATTCTTTCTACTGGCGATGAATTGGTAGCACCTGAGCAACCTTTACAAGCAGGTCAAATTGTAGACTCAAATCAGTATGCTTTAGCTGCTTTAGTAACACAAATGGGTGGCATACCTTTGTGTTTAGGTATTGTACCCGATCAGCCACAGGCTCTTAAAGATGCGATTTCTCAAGCTATATTATCAGCAGATGTTGTACTTTCCTCTGGCGGTGTCTCAGTCGGAGATTATGATTATGTTGAGCAGATTTTGGCAGAGTTAGGGGCAGAAATTCACATCCGCGCTGTTGCGATTAAACCTGGCAAACCCTTGACATTCGCCACATTTCATGGAAATAAGTCGGCTAATTCTCAACCCGTGTTATATTTCGGATTGCCAGGAAATCCGGTTTCATCTCTCGTAACTTTTTGGCGGTTTGTGCAACCTGCACTGCTTAAATTATCTGGACTAGCAACAGGGTGGAAACCAGTATTTATTATGGCGCGATCGCGTGATAATTTGCATTCGGATGGCAAACGAGAAACTTATCTTTGGGGACAGTTGCAGTTAGTAGATGGAGTTTACGAGTTTCAGCTTGCAGGAGGTAGCCATAGTTCAGGTAATTTAATTAACCTAGCTCAAACTACTGGTTTAGCTGTTCTGCCTGTAGAGCATAAATTCCTTCCGGCGGGGAAAACTGTCAAGGTTTTAGCAATTAACAATTAA
- a CDS encoding STAS domain-containing protein, which translates to MQTMIVKPQVTVFPAKGYVNAANAGRFQRSLTTAVAAPDVSILLLDMEQIEYIDSAGLMTLVSALNLAQSLGRRFSICSVSPAVRMIFELTQLDRVFEIFENKAAFEATLS; encoded by the coding sequence ATGCAAACAATGATTGTAAAACCACAAGTTACGGTTTTTCCCGCTAAGGGTTATGTTAATGCTGCTAATGCAGGTAGGTTTCAGCGTTCGTTAACTACAGCCGTCGCCGCGCCTGATGTGTCGATCTTGTTGCTAGACATGGAGCAAATCGAGTATATAGACAGTGCTGGTTTGATGACTTTAGTATCTGCACTCAATCTGGCTCAGAGTTTAGGAAGAAGATTTAGTATTTGTTCAGTTTCCCCCGCAGTCAGGATGATTTTTGAATTAACTCAACTTGATCGAGTATTTGAGATTTTTGAAAATAAAGCAGCTTTTGAAGCAACGTTAAGTTAG
- a CDS encoding TIGR03960 family B12-binding radical SAM protein, with protein sequence MAVAVEQLLTAEILKPARYLGNELGAIHKAWDSAEVRWVLTYPEVYEVGASNLGHIILYNILNAQPRQLCDRAYLPAPDLAAKLRETQTPLFAVESRRSVTDFDILGFSLSYELGATNILEMLDLAGIPLTWKERAGSSCPLIFAGGQTATSNPEPYADFFDFVALGDGEELLPEIGLVLEEGKAAGLSREQLLLDLAQVPGVYVPQFYDLADDGSVHPNRADVPARIVRRVATPMPAYSMGLVPIVETVHDRLAIEIRRGCTRGCRFCQPGMLTRPARDVEPEAVVDAIEKGMRATGYNEFSLLSLSCSDYLALPAVGMEIKNRLKDENITLSLPSQRVDRFDENISNIIGGNRQSGLTFAPEAGTQRMRDIINKGLTNEELLRGVKTAFEQGWEKIKLYFMIGLPGETDVDVVGIAETVRWLKQECRAQGKRFLNFNLTISNFTPKPHTPFQWHSVSNAELERKQKLLRNEFRNMRGVKVNFTDIRLSAMENFIGRGDRRLAPVLRRAWELGAGMDSWFDSIERAFAAWGNAIAEANLSWKYRQVEQGEWNVFEDTETHNPLDGRLPWDHIDTGIDKNWLKADLQKALEAATVPDCSFDGCSHCGVCGTDFGHNIVIAPPEIPQFAGHFTPNQARVQRLRVWFGKQGDMRLVSHLDLARLFDRVIRRASIPVAFTGGFHPSPKIMIANALPLGATSNGDIVDFELTQWMDIEVFKQKLVAKLPSDIPVYQVEEVDLKAPSATQSLEKAEYLLTVETETLATVEQWESWVETVKAREEISWEQTTKSGKKKLVNLCDRLFDLEIKEANKHRNNSVELRYVGSCLNDGTMLRPEHLIFMLEQVAQQEFRLLHTHRCKLILGM encoded by the coding sequence GTGGCAGTTGCAGTTGAGCAGTTACTCACGGCAGAGATTCTCAAACCAGCACGTTATTTAGGAAACGAGTTGGGGGCAATTCACAAGGCTTGGGATAGTGCGGAAGTTCGCTGGGTGCTTACTTACCCAGAGGTATATGAAGTTGGCGCATCTAACTTAGGGCATATTATTCTCTACAATATTTTAAATGCCCAGCCCAGGCAACTGTGCGATCGCGCTTATTTACCAGCACCAGACTTAGCTGCAAAACTGCGGGAAACTCAAACACCTTTATTTGCCGTAGAGTCTCGGCGTTCAGTGACAGATTTTGATATTTTAGGTTTTAGCCTGAGTTATGAACTAGGAGCCACTAATATCCTAGAAATGTTGGATTTAGCTGGCATTCCTTTAACTTGGAAAGAACGTGCAGGTAGTTCATGTCCTTTAATTTTTGCAGGTGGGCAGACTGCAACTTCTAACCCTGAACCTTACGCTGACTTTTTTGACTTTGTGGCTTTGGGAGATGGTGAGGAATTACTGCCGGAAATTGGTTTAGTTTTAGAAGAAGGCAAGGCAGCAGGATTAAGCCGCGAACAGTTATTGCTAGATTTGGCACAAGTTCCTGGTGTATATGTGCCGCAATTTTATGATCTGGCGGATGATGGTTCAGTTCATCCTAATCGTGCTGATGTACCAGCGCGGATTGTCAGACGAGTGGCAACTCCCATGCCAGCATATTCGATGGGGTTGGTTCCAATAGTTGAAACTGTACATGACCGACTAGCTATTGAAATTAGGCGCGGTTGTACACGCGGTTGTCGCTTTTGCCAGCCAGGGATGTTAACTAGACCTGCGCGAGATGTGGAACCGGAAGCAGTAGTAGATGCGATCGAAAAGGGAATGCGTGCTACTGGTTATAATGAGTTTTCCCTATTATCCCTGAGTTGTTCCGACTATCTGGCACTACCTGCGGTGGGGATGGAGATTAAAAACCGCCTGAAAGATGAAAATATTACTTTATCTTTACCAAGTCAGCGAGTAGATAGGTTTGATGAGAATATCTCTAATATTATTGGCGGTAATAGACAAAGTGGTTTAACTTTTGCGCCGGAAGCTGGTACACAGCGAATGCGGGATATTATTAATAAAGGTTTGACTAACGAAGAACTTTTGCGGGGTGTTAAAACCGCATTTGAGCAAGGTTGGGAAAAGATTAAACTTTATTTTATGATCGGCTTGCCCGGAGAGACAGATGTAGATGTCGTAGGTATTGCTGAAACTGTACGCTGGTTAAAACAAGAATGCCGCGCACAGGGGAAAAGATTTTTAAATTTTAATCTCACTATTTCTAACTTTACACCGAAACCGCATACACCTTTTCAATGGCATTCTGTGTCTAATGCGGAGTTGGAACGTAAGCAAAAGTTACTGAGAAATGAATTTAGAAATATGAGAGGGGTGAAAGTTAATTTCACTGATATCCGTCTTTCTGCGATGGAAAATTTTATTGGGCGTGGAGATAGAAGGTTAGCGCCTGTGTTGCGTCGCGCTTGGGAGTTGGGCGCGGGGATGGATTCGTGGTTTGATAGTATAGAGCGGGCTTTTGCAGCATGGGGAAATGCGATCGCAGAAGCTAATTTAAGCTGGAAATACCGCCAAGTAGAACAAGGGGAATGGAATGTTTTTGAAGATACAGAAACCCATAATCCTTTAGATGGGCGTTTACCTTGGGATCATATTGATACAGGAATTGATAAAAACTGGCTGAAAGCTGATTTGCAAAAAGCTTTAGAAGCAGCAACAGTACCAGATTGTTCTTTTGATGGTTGTTCTCATTGTGGTGTGTGTGGCACTGATTTTGGTCACAATATTGTAATTGCACCGCCAGAAATACCACAATTTGCTGGTCACTTTACGCCAAATCAAGCACGGGTACAACGTTTACGGGTGTGGTTTGGTAAGCAAGGTGATATGAGGTTGGTAAGTCATTTAGATTTAGCACGTTTATTCGATCGCGTGATTAGACGTGCATCAATACCAGTTGCTTTTACTGGCGGTTTCCATCCTAGCCCTAAAATTATGATTGCAAACGCGCTGCCTTTGGGTGCTACCAGTAATGGGGATATTGTAGATTTTGAATTAACTCAATGGATGGATATTGAGGTATTTAAACAGAAGTTAGTAGCAAAGTTACCTTCGGATATTCCAGTTTATCAAGTTGAAGAAGTTGATTTAAAAGCGCCTTCAGCTACGCAATCTTTAGAGAAAGCTGAGTATTTGTTAACAGTTGAAACTGAGACATTAGCCACAGTTGAACAGTGGGAAAGCTGGGTTGAGACGGTGAAAGCAAGAGAGGAGATTTCGTGGGAACAAACTACTAAATCTGGGAAGAAGAAGCTTGTTAATTTGTGCGATCGTTTGTTTGATTTGGAGATAAAAGAAGCCAACAAACACAGAAATAATTCTGTTGAGTTGCGTTATGTGGGTAGTTGTTTGAATGATGGAACGATGTTAAGACCTGAGCATTTAATCTTTATGTTAGAGCAAGTAGCGCAGCAGGAGTTTAGGTTATTACATACTCATCGCTGTAAATTGATACTTGGGATGTAG
- a CDS encoding UPF0175 family protein has product MSYQLQIDYPETFPDALQQTKEQFETDAKWAMAVKMFELKRLSSGMAAALIGVDRVTFLLKLKDYGIPMIDLTEAELLSDLENA; this is encoded by the coding sequence ATGTCTTATCAACTTCAAATTGACTATCCCGAAACCTTTCCCGACGCTTTACAACAAACAAAAGAACAATTTGAAACTGATGCTAAATGGGCAATGGCAGTCAAAATGTTTGAACTAAAGCGCCTTTCTTCTGGCATGGCAGCCGCTTTAATTGGCGTAGACAGAGTGACATTCTTACTCAAATTAAAAGACTACGGTATCCCTATGATTGACCTTACGGAAGCCGAATTATTATCAGACTTAGAGAATGCCTAA
- a CDS encoding ribonuclease catalytic domain-containing protein translates to MEKGTLIEFWQNGERRLAVIDRPEGKKHWIAIDVRSQSHTLHPRKITYEVKGQTYKPSDIPSFLAEVQPLLDPSSVEVAWELLVEDGETFDPATLASILFSDQSPVYCYAAYLLLSEDKIYFKNKGDGYEPRSANQVAELKHQLEVGEQRRREQEEFLTRIQQALSGEVVHWQDSDRTRLDAVERFALQPETASRPAQDILAAIGRPQNAQSAFDFLVDIGLWSPHENLSLRRSQIPVQFSNKVVEVTQLMVENPPADPDSNRLDLTHLKVYTIDDESTQEIDDGLSVETSSDGRQRLWIHIADPSRLVSPGDDLDLEARRRTTTLYLPTGMIPMFPPDLATGPMSLVQGKLCYALSFGVILDESGGVEEYRIHPTSVKPTYRLTYEDVDEMLQLGVQAEPEIADIAALARLRQSWRQSQGSINISMPEASIKVYGDEITINVLEDSPSRQLVAEMMILAGEVAGRYGQDHQLPLLYRSQPQPELPPQEELLQLPAGPVRFCAMRRCMPRSEMSVTPARHASLGLETYTQVTSPIRRYSDLLAHFQIKAHLRGEPLPFSAEKLQEIVLSVSSSAYEATLVERQTNRYWGLEYLRRNAGEVWQAQMLRWLREDDNLGLILLEDLGLELAMRFKRSLHPGDRLEVQVSHADPRQDVIHLRESVNHEAQLTINN, encoded by the coding sequence GTGGAGAAGGGAACATTAATCGAATTTTGGCAAAATGGAGAGCGCCGTCTGGCTGTTATAGACCGTCCAGAGGGCAAAAAACACTGGATTGCGATCGACGTTCGTAGTCAATCCCACACCCTTCATCCCCGGAAAATTACCTATGAGGTTAAGGGTCAAACATATAAACCATCGGATATTCCCAGCTTTTTGGCAGAAGTCCAACCACTGCTAGACCCATCAAGTGTGGAAGTAGCATGGGAACTTTTGGTAGAAGATGGAGAAACGTTTGACCCAGCAACCCTAGCTTCAATACTTTTTTCAGATCAAAGTCCTGTCTATTGTTATGCAGCTTATTTATTGCTGTCAGAGGATAAGATTTATTTTAAGAATAAGGGGGATGGTTATGAACCCCGTAGTGCTAATCAGGTAGCAGAATTAAAGCATCAACTCGAAGTTGGGGAACAACGACGACGAGAGCAAGAAGAATTTTTAACACGAATACAGCAAGCATTAAGTGGTGAAGTAGTACACTGGCAAGATAGCGATCGCACTCGACTTGATGCTGTAGAAAGATTTGCCCTGCAACCAGAGACAGCATCTCGTCCGGCGCAAGATATCTTAGCAGCGATAGGACGACCTCAAAACGCTCAAAGCGCCTTCGATTTCCTGGTAGATATAGGTTTATGGAGTCCTCACGAAAACCTGTCCTTGCGCCGTAGTCAAATTCCTGTGCAGTTTTCTAATAAGGTAGTTGAAGTGACCCAGCTAATGGTGGAAAATCCACCCGCCGACCCCGACTCAAATCGCTTGGATTTAACACATCTCAAGGTTTATACTATTGACGATGAAAGTACCCAAGAGATTGACGACGGCTTAAGTGTGGAAACTTCTTCTGATGGTCGTCAGCGCCTATGGATACATATTGCTGACCCAAGTAGATTAGTATCGCCAGGGGATGATTTAGACCTCGAAGCGCGTCGGCGTACTACGACACTATACTTACCCACAGGGATGATTCCCATGTTTCCGCCAGATTTGGCAACGGGACCAATGAGTTTAGTTCAGGGTAAGCTTTGTTATGCTTTGAGTTTTGGCGTAATTTTAGATGAATCTGGTGGGGTTGAGGAATATCGTATTCATCCTACCTCGGTCAAGCCAACTTATCGTCTGACTTATGAAGATGTAGACGAAATGCTACAGTTAGGCGTACAGGCAGAACCGGAAATCGCTGATATTGCTGCTTTAGCACGTCTACGTCAATCTTGGAGACAATCCCAAGGTTCGATTAATATTAGTATGCCGGAAGCTTCGATTAAGGTATACGGTGATGAAATTACAATTAATGTATTAGAAGATTCACCTTCCCGTCAGCTTGTAGCAGAAATGATGATTTTGGCGGGTGAGGTTGCAGGTCGTTACGGTCAAGATCACCAATTACCTTTACTTTATCGCAGTCAACCGCAGCCAGAATTGCCTCCACAAGAAGAATTATTGCAACTGCCAGCAGGTCCAGTGCGTTTTTGTGCGATGCGGCGGTGTATGCCTCGCAGTGAAATGAGCGTTACGCCAGCACGACACGCTAGTTTAGGTTTGGAAACTTATACTCAGGTAACATCTCCGATTCGTCGCTACAGTGATTTATTAGCACATTTTCAGATTAAAGCTCATTTACGTGGCGAACCGTTGCCATTTTCGGCAGAAAAGTTACAAGAAATTGTGCTAAGTGTTAGTAGTTCTGCTTATGAAGCTACTTTAGTAGAACGCCAGACGAATCGTTATTGGGGATTAGAATATCTTCGTCGTAATGCGGGAGAAGTTTGGCAAGCGCAAATGCTGCGTTGGTTGCGCGAAGATGATAACTTGGGGTTGATCTTGTTAGAAGATTTAGGTTTAGAATTAGCTATGCGTTTTAAGCGTTCTTTACATCCAGGCGATCGCTTAGAAGTACAAGTTAGCCATGCTGACCCTCGCCAAGATGTGATTCATTTGCGAGAGTCGGTTAATCATGAGGCTCAATTAACAATTAACAATTAA
- a CDS encoding serine/threonine-protein kinase: MSYCINPDCPKPENPNHAETCQACGSRLLLRDRYRVVKALGQGGFGATFLAIDQALPGEPTSVIKQLRPTTTSPQVLEMARELFEREARTLGKIGNHPQVPRLLDYFEDYTQFYLVQEYVPGWTLQQEVKQGGPFSEAGVKQFLAEMLPVLQYIHSQQVIHRDLKPANMIRREQDRKLVLIDFGAVKNQVSQTAVFNSSDQTALTAYAIGTPGYAPPEQMAMRPVYASDIYALGVTSIYLLTGKSPKNLDYNPSTGEMLWYENLDISNQFAEVLRKMLEVSVRHRYQSAEEVLNALEMAPYMDSLSQGLTSKHNQSNQSNQSNQQSNRSYIPPSGDLSGLNSSINTSASSQLGMAIRARKAKMEQTGSPASPASPASPASPGAADYKNRGMVGKDRGMAGKDSTTHPHRNVSQTTGIPKQPSKLDAPSVISSYNKGRRDFGEQNLSNLNLQKANLSGGNFHQANLTQTNFQGANLSNTDMGQTSLSGAMLRDANLVRAYLSYADLEGADLRGADLSFAYFNYANLRGANLCGANLTGAKINDEQIAQAKTNWATVLPNGKRGFW; the protein is encoded by the coding sequence ATGAGCTATTGCATAAATCCAGACTGCCCTAAGCCAGAAAATCCCAATCATGCCGAAACTTGTCAGGCGTGTGGTTCTAGACTACTATTGCGCGATCGCTATCGAGTTGTAAAAGCACTCGGTCAAGGTGGTTTTGGAGCTACCTTTTTAGCCATTGATCAAGCTTTACCAGGCGAACCCACCAGCGTAATCAAGCAACTGCGACCAACAACAACTTCCCCCCAAGTATTAGAAATGGCAAGGGAGTTGTTTGAAAGAGAAGCTAGAACCCTGGGTAAAATTGGGAACCATCCCCAAGTACCAAGACTACTGGACTATTTTGAAGACTATACCCAGTTTTACCTAGTACAGGAATATGTACCAGGCTGGACGCTACAACAAGAAGTAAAACAAGGCGGTCCCTTTAGTGAAGCTGGAGTCAAGCAATTCCTAGCTGAAATGCTACCCGTGCTGCAATACATTCATAGTCAGCAGGTAATTCACCGAGACCTCAAACCAGCTAACATGATTCGTCGGGAACAAGACCGCAAACTGGTTTTAATTGACTTCGGTGCTGTGAAAAATCAAGTTAGTCAGACAGCAGTATTTAATAGCTCAGATCAAACTGCTTTGACAGCTTACGCTATTGGGACACCTGGTTATGCGCCACCAGAACAGATGGCAATGCGACCAGTTTATGCTAGTGATATCTATGCCCTCGGCGTTACTTCTATTTATTTACTCACAGGGAAATCACCCAAAAACCTAGATTACAACCCCTCCACAGGTGAAATGCTGTGGTACGAAAACCTCGACATCAGCAACCAGTTTGCTGAAGTTCTCAGAAAAATGTTAGAGGTTTCTGTCCGCCACCGTTATCAGTCTGCTGAGGAAGTTCTTAATGCACTAGAGATGGCTCCCTATATGGATAGCCTATCTCAAGGTTTGACGAGTAAACATAATCAATCTAATCAATCTAATCAATCTAATCAACAAAGCAATAGAAGTTATATTCCGCCATCTGGAGATTTAAGCGGATTAAATTCATCCATTAACACATCTGCCTCATCCCAATTAGGAATGGCAATTCGAGCTAGAAAAGCAAAAATGGAGCAAACTGGATCACCAGCATCCCCAGCATCACCAGCATCACCAGCATCCCCAGGAGCAGCAGATTATAAAAATAGAGGTATGGTTGGTAAAGATAGAGGTATGGCTGGTAAAGATTCAACGACACATCCACATAGAAATGTCAGCCAGACAACAGGGATACCTAAACAACCTTCTAAATTAGACGCGCCTAGTGTAATTAGTTCTTATAACAAAGGCAGGCGCGACTTTGGTGAACAAAATCTCAGTAATCTTAATCTGCAAAAAGCTAACTTGTCTGGAGGAAATTTCCATCAAGCTAACTTGACTCAAACAAATTTCCAGGGGGCAAATCTCTCTAATACTGATATGGGACAAACCAGTTTAAGTGGAGCAATGCTTAGAGATGCTAATTTAGTACGCGCTTACCTTAGTTATGCAGATTTGGAAGGAGCAGATTTACGTGGCGCTGATTTAAGTTTTGCATATTTCAACTATGCCAATCTCCGAGGTGCAAATTTGTGTGGGGCAAATCTCACTGGAGCCAAAATAAATGACGAACAAATAGCACAAGCTAAGACAAATTGGGCAACAGTTTTACCGAATGGTAAACGAGGCTTTTGGTAA